The sequence TTCAAGCGGAATGGATACGGGCGCGGCTTTGGCCTTGATCCCGGCCGGAAGCCCGGCGCCCTCCATGCCGGCCACCAGACCGAAAACCGGCGGCCAGATGATATTTGTCAGCGGCCGGCCTCCCATATCCAGCGCATAAAAGGGGATTTTCGCGGAAAGGGCCGCGATTTCCGAAAGTCCCGGGCCGGATTCCAGCCGCATGCGTAAAAGCGCTCCGGCTGAAGCGCGCACGGCCCGCGGCAGAAAAGGGCAGGCGGCCTCCCGCAGTAAAACCACGCGGCCGACTCCCAGCCCTGCCGCGGAGCGGATGACGGCCCCGATGTTTTCAGGGTCGCCGAACGGTATAAAGAGTGAACACCCCTCCGGCCAGGGCGCCGCGGCGTTGAAAAGCGCCATTGCCGGAAGGCGCAATTCAAGCAACGGCCCGGACGTTCCGAGCAGGTTGAGATCCCTGAATCTTTCTTTTGAAAATATGATTTCTTCCGCGCCGGCCCGGCCGGGCGGCATGTCCGGAGTGCGGATCAAGGCAATGACGCTTTGACGATTATCCCTTAAAATTTCCTCCGCAATTTTTTCGCCGCCGGCCAGGAAAACGCCGTTTTCCCTTATGCCCTTTGAGGTTTGCAGGCTGAACAATCTTTTAAAAACCGCGTTTGCCCGGCTGGTAATCACAACTTGGCTGTCGTGTTTTGAA comes from Kiritimatiellia bacterium and encodes:
- a CDS encoding RNA methyltransferase yields the protein MISKHDSQVVITSRANAVFKRLFSLQTSKGIRENGVFLAGGEKIAEEILRDNRQSVIALIRTPDMPPGRAGAEEIIFSKERFRDLNLLGTSGPLLELRLPAMALFNAAAPWPEGCSLFIPFGDPENIGAVIRSAAGLGVGRVVLLREAACPFLPRAVRASAGALLRMRLESGPGLSEIAALSAKIPFYALDMGGRPLTNIIWPPVFGLVAGMEGAGLPAGIKAKAAPVSIPLEKGVDSLNAAAAVAIALWDWKAKNVPPASDRNIQR